From the genome of Pyxidicoccus trucidator, one region includes:
- a CDS encoding fibronectin type III domain-containing protein translates to MNPSSSLRVHPGRVCVLVLALLALLPSAATAADLYVSPSGSDSNSGTSSSSPLKTIQAALDKATAGTTIHLAAGTYRERPVTKRAGTATAPITLKGPETGKARSGRYKAVLFGTSRVFNIDHSHYALEGFTIDGQEKLVNKTWPTSLSGVRQFKDDNQTLISDGRLIYIGSSDSSRDITGVVIRDMFVNGAGGECIRMRNNADGNEVAHSVIQWCGMFAKDDGDGDKYHNGEGVYIGTSPKSTTQPMYANDHSAFNDIHDNTIHTFGSECLNVKENAHGNTFARNDCRYNDEPLEFLGSLVELRGHDNVLDSNVFSGSRSYVLKLKSDSGAYDKGGNSATNNTFREAVGAFIRNDHSASQDTFCGNTFDSSAPILTGNSVGTPTAPCSGGGDTTPPTAPTGLTATAASSSEVDLSWSASSDNVGVTSYAVLRDGTRVATVSGRTYRDGGRAASTTYAYRVSASDAAGNVSAPSATVSVTTLATTGPALISESFDSSAGGMTVVRGGTWGVSGGRYVLSSPAAGTVAQGNGNLAVHATSVSGDFTLTTTARSTGTSGTFDDFSVVFGYVDTANYYFASFNEGNDANTHGLFRVQAGAITQVADFTSVISTGVDYSIQVQRTGATLRVSRDGVLAAEVVDSTFTFGKVGYGSRNDAASFDNLRVTVASADTSAPSAPTGLSATAASSTEVDLTWNASSDNVGVTAYVVSRGSTPVCTVSALSCSDTGLSPATTYSYSVRARDAAGNVSTASSTGSVTTPAGGGSTLLADDFASYSSFPAGGWTNVTGNGSWAIVTDGTSAARQQSSTSATYLVTAGQPTWASYTFSARMKTGSTSVRNGLVARYVDGNNYYFLLLHNGNVVLNKKVAGSTVTLQSVPFTASTSAFHTLSLVVQGTSLQGYVDGVLRVQGSDTSLTAGKVGFYANGVATFDDVLVTAP, encoded by the coding sequence TTGAACCCCTCTTCCTCTCTTCGCGTCCACCCGGGTCGCGTCTGCGTGCTGGTGCTGGCGCTGCTGGCGCTCCTTCCTTCCGCTGCGACAGCCGCGGACCTCTACGTCAGCCCGAGTGGCTCCGACTCGAATTCCGGAACCTCCTCCTCGTCCCCGCTGAAGACGATTCAGGCCGCGCTGGACAAGGCGACGGCGGGCACGACGATTCACCTGGCCGCGGGCACCTACCGCGAGCGGCCGGTGACGAAGCGGGCGGGCACCGCGACGGCGCCCATCACCCTCAAGGGGCCAGAGACGGGCAAGGCCCGCTCGGGGCGCTACAAGGCGGTGCTGTTCGGCACGAGCCGCGTCTTCAACATCGACCACAGCCACTACGCGCTGGAGGGGTTCACGATTGATGGGCAGGAGAAGCTCGTCAACAAGACCTGGCCCACGAGCCTGTCAGGCGTGCGCCAGTTCAAGGACGACAACCAGACCCTCATCTCCGACGGGCGGCTCATCTACATCGGCTCGTCGGACTCGTCGCGGGACATCACCGGCGTGGTGATTCGCGACATGTTCGTCAACGGCGCGGGTGGCGAGTGCATCCGCATGCGCAACAACGCGGATGGGAACGAAGTCGCCCACTCGGTCATCCAGTGGTGCGGGATGTTCGCCAAGGACGACGGGGATGGCGACAAGTATCACAACGGCGAGGGCGTCTATATCGGCACCAGCCCCAAGTCGACCACCCAGCCGATGTATGCCAATGACCACAGCGCGTTCAATGACATCCACGACAACACGATTCACACGTTCGGCTCGGAGTGCCTCAACGTGAAGGAGAACGCGCACGGCAACACGTTCGCCAGGAACGACTGCCGCTACAACGACGAGCCGCTGGAGTTCCTCGGCAGCCTCGTCGAGCTGCGGGGCCACGACAACGTGCTGGACTCCAACGTCTTCTCCGGCAGCCGCAGCTACGTGCTCAAGCTCAAGTCGGACTCCGGCGCCTACGACAAGGGCGGCAACTCGGCCACCAACAACACCTTCCGCGAGGCGGTGGGCGCGTTCATCCGCAACGACCACAGCGCGTCGCAGGACACCTTCTGCGGCAATACGTTCGATTCCTCGGCTCCGATCCTGACGGGCAACTCCGTGGGCACTCCGACGGCGCCGTGCTCGGGTGGTGGGGACACGACGCCTCCCACGGCTCCGACGGGGTTGACGGCGACGGCGGCCTCCAGCAGCGAGGTCGACCTGTCCTGGAGCGCGAGCTCGGACAACGTCGGGGTGACGTCGTACGCGGTGCTCCGCGATGGCACGAGGGTGGCGACGGTCAGCGGGCGGACGTACCGCGACGGAGGCAGGGCGGCGAGCACCACCTACGCGTACCGGGTGTCGGCCAGCGACGCCGCGGGCAATGTGTCGGCGCCGTCCGCGACGGTGAGCGTGACGACGCTCGCGACGACGGGCCCGGCCCTCATCAGCGAGTCCTTCGACAGCTCGGCGGGCGGGATGACTGTCGTGCGGGGCGGCACCTGGGGCGTCAGCGGCGGGCGCTATGTGCTGTCCTCGCCAGCGGCGGGCACGGTGGCGCAGGGCAACGGCAACCTGGCCGTGCACGCCACGTCCGTGTCGGGCGACTTCACGCTCACCACCACCGCGAGGTCGACGGGAACCAGCGGCACCTTCGACGACTTCTCGGTGGTGTTCGGCTACGTGGACACGGCGAACTACTACTTCGCGAGCTTCAACGAGGGGAATGACGCCAACACCCATGGCCTCTTCCGCGTCCAGGCCGGCGCCATCACCCAGGTTGCCGACTTCACCAGCGTCATCAGCACCGGGGTGGATTACTCCATCCAGGTGCAGCGCACCGGGGCCACGCTTCGCGTGTCGCGGGACGGCGTGCTGGCCGCCGAGGTGGTGGACTCGACGTTCACCTTCGGGAAGGTGGGCTATGGCAGCCGCAACGACGCGGCGTCGTTCGACAACCTCCGCGTCACCGTTGCCAGCGCGGACACGTCGGCGCCCTCGGCCCCGACGGGGTTGAGCGCCACGGCCGCCTCCAGCACCGAGGTCGACCTGACCTGGAATGCGAGCTCCGACAACGTCGGGGTGACAGCGTACGTGGTGTCCCGGGGAAGCACGCCCGTGTGCACGGTGTCCGCGCTGTCGTGCAGCGACACGGGGCTGAGCCCGGCGACGACGTACAGCTACTCCGTCCGGGCCCGCGACGCGGCCGGCAACGTGTCAACCGCGAGCAGCACGGGGAGCGTGACGACTCCGGCGGGCGGCGGCTCGACGCTGCTGGCGGATGACTTCGCGTCGTATTCGAGCTTCCCGGCGGGAGGCTGGACGAATGTCACCGGCAACGGAAGCTGGGCCATCGTCACGGATGGCACGTCGGCGGCCCGGCAGCAGTCCTCCACGTCCGCGACCTACCTCGTCACGGCGGGCCAGCCGACGTGGGCCAGCTACACTTTCTCGGCCCGGATGAAGACCGGCTCGACGAGCGTCCGCAACGGGCTCGTCGCCCGATATGTGGACGGGAACAACTACTACTTCCTCCTGCTCCACAACGGGAACGTGGTGCTGAACAAGAAGGTCGCCGGCTCCACGGTGACGCTGCAGTCGGTGCCCTTCACCGCGAGCACGTCGGCGTTCCACACGCTCTCCCTGGTGGTTCAGGGCACGTCACTCCAGGGCTACGTGGACGGGGTGCTCCGCGTGCAGGGCTCGGACACGAGCCTGACGGCGGGGAAGGTGGGCTTCTATGCGAATGGAGTCGCCACCTTCGACGATGTGCTCGTGACGGCTCCGTGA
- a CDS encoding pectin acetylesterase-family hydrolase, giving the protein MRKLLLTLFFASVPLWFAACGDDDDDTCDRELNPECIDAGTPGGNADAGFDAGTADPDGGLAIVADPEVWTWVDVAGTACGNGAQTGIGINPTNASTDLYIFMQGGGACWDELTCFTRPSASYLSTGYQAAQFQTEGSRNLYMFNRVQEANPFQDMSFIFVPYCTGDVHGGNAVQTYGANQVHHKGAANVQAWLPRLAATFPTTQRVFLAGSSAGAFGAQLNYERVIAAFPSAEVHVLADSGQMITPAGPLLNTWLTNWGVSIPAACTDCTTDFTKFPAYLADTYPDTRFGLLAWDQDNVLRAFFGYPAATYRTLTLQLLTSSYDGRANAKYFLKVGTQHTFLSGLNTITSTTGVTLNTWVTQWVTGDAAWSNVQEQ; this is encoded by the coding sequence ATGCGCAAGCTCCTCCTGACGCTGTTCTTCGCCTCGGTTCCGCTCTGGTTCGCCGCGTGCGGTGACGACGACGACGACACGTGCGACCGCGAGCTCAACCCCGAGTGCATCGATGCGGGCACGCCCGGCGGCAATGCCGACGCGGGCTTCGACGCCGGGACGGCCGACCCCGACGGTGGGCTGGCCATCGTCGCGGACCCCGAGGTCTGGACCTGGGTGGACGTCGCCGGCACGGCGTGTGGCAACGGCGCGCAGACGGGCATCGGCATCAACCCGACCAACGCGAGCACGGACCTCTACATCTTCATGCAGGGCGGAGGCGCCTGCTGGGACGAGCTGACCTGCTTCACGCGGCCGAGCGCGAGCTACCTGAGCACGGGCTACCAGGCCGCCCAGTTCCAGACCGAAGGCAGCCGGAACCTCTACATGTTCAACCGGGTCCAGGAGGCCAACCCCTTCCAGGACATGTCCTTCATCTTCGTCCCCTACTGCACGGGCGACGTCCACGGGGGCAACGCGGTCCAGACCTACGGGGCCAACCAGGTGCACCACAAGGGTGCCGCCAACGTGCAGGCCTGGCTCCCCCGGCTGGCCGCCACCTTCCCCACCACGCAGCGCGTGTTCCTCGCCGGCAGCAGCGCGGGCGCGTTCGGCGCACAGCTCAACTACGAGCGGGTCATCGCCGCGTTCCCGAGCGCGGAGGTGCATGTGCTCGCCGACTCGGGGCAGATGATTACGCCCGCCGGCCCGCTCCTCAACACGTGGCTCACCAACTGGGGCGTGTCGATTCCAGCCGCGTGCACCGACTGCACCACGGACTTCACGAAGTTCCCCGCGTATCTGGCGGACACGTATCCGGACACGCGGTTCGGACTGCTCGCGTGGGACCAGGACAACGTGTTGCGCGCCTTCTTCGGGTATCCCGCCGCGACATACCGGACACTGACGCTCCAGCTGCTCACGTCGTCGTACGACGGACGGGCCAACGCGAAGTACTTCCTGAAGGTGGGGACGCAGCACACCTTCCTGAGCGGGCTCAACACCATCACCAGCACCACCGGCGTGACGCTCAACACCTGGGTGACACAGTGGGTGACGGGTGATGCGGCCTGGAGCAACGTGCAGGAGCAGTGA